GGAAAAGGCACACCTCTTCGGGGCCGACGGGATGCGCGTGCACACGTGAATACCGGGAAACCGGCACAGGAAAGGGGCGTCCCCGTTTGGTGGATTGCCGCCTTGCCGGCGTCTTGCTTCGGGCGGGTCGAACCTTGGCCAGGCGGAAGACCCTGATCATGGCTTGATCGCCACCGTCAAACCGCGTTCGCGAAGTCCTTGAAGCGGCTCTGAATGATGTCGGTCCAGCCGGTCAGATAGTTCCCTCTGATCTCGGTTGCCTTGTCGCCTCGTGCCTCCCAGCCACTGTGAACCAGCGTGACGATCGTCTTGCCGTCGTCTGCAAGCTCGAACGCGACAGAAACCGTCGTTGCTTCACTTTCCGGCGAACCGGGATGCCAGCTGAAAGCGACCTGCTTGCCTTCCTGATAGTCCAGGATGGTGCCCCAGATCCTGTGCACTCCGTTCGTCGAAACTTCGAAGATCTTTCCGCCCTCATGTCGCTCGATCACA
This region of uncultured Roseibium sp. genomic DNA includes:
- a CDS encoding SRPBCC domain-containing protein; amino-acid sequence: MSLDPVKIVTRINRSPSETFDAFMSRVSHWWPLETHSVSPYLGEPAPESVVIERHEGGKIFEVSTNGVHRIWGTILDYQEGKQVAFSWHPGSPESEATTVSVAFELADDGKTIVTLVHSGWEARGDKATEIRGNYLTGWTDIIQSRFKDFANAV